One region of Planctomycetota bacterium genomic DNA includes:
- a CDS encoding 2Fe-2S iron-sulfur cluster binding domain-containing protein — MGIVIVDGKEVEVGDSERLNGIQAARRAGVEIPHYCWHAGLSVVASCRMCLVETGTRDPATGKIT, encoded by the coding sequence ATGGGAATCGTCATTGTTGACGGAAAAGAAGTCGAAGTCGGCGACAGCGAGCGCCTGAATGGCATTCAGGCCGCGCGTCGCGCCGGCGTCGAGATTCCGCATTACTGCTGGCACGCCGGATTGTCGGTCGTGGCCAGTTGCCGCATGTGTCTGGTCGAGACGGGAACGCGCGACCCGGCCACCGGCAAGATCAC